The genomic interval GAATACGGCAACTTGATGCATCAGCTAATGCAAGTAGATGCGCACAGATTACCCTTTTGTGATACAATCACAGTGGTCCGATCTATTTTGTGACAAGGGCATGGAAAACCTGAAGAAGGATCACGGCTCATAGTAAAGCGAGTACCCAAGTCGTCAAGTTGGGTATTTGTGTCTCTCAAAGGCACTCGTCTGCCGCGAACCGGCAAAGTACAATAAGCAGGAAGTCGAGAGAAGCAATTCAGGTAATAAGAGGCAAAACTGGATGACTGCTTATCAGCTTACCAGCCCCGGGGTATCTGCGGTCGTCGGAGGACCCGCCGCTCTTGGGGCGGCCAAGGCCGCTCCAATAAGAGTTCGGCCCGCGTTTGAGCACCGGCatccctccccctccttccCGAACCTATCTCCAGGTCCCAGCAAAACTGCAACGTCTGCCTATCAGATGATAACGGAACTTCTGCAACTTGAGCCGGGGTCGGGGGTAGGCCAGTGAGATAGACAGTTTTGACAAAACATGGGGTAATATAGTGCCGGGAAACCTTCCTTGTCTTATCTGGAAACCGCGTCCCGTTGGGTAGggcagagagagagatgtGACGATCCACGCCCTATATAGACCTGGCGGGAGCACATTGTGCCTGCTATCATGCAGCGGTGTTCTTTGTGATGCCCTCCGTTCAAGGACATTAGAAATCTTTGCATAGCCAATCGACAACATGATTTTTGGCAGCCTTGCCTTCGCGGCTCGCCATGAGCGAACGGCAGAGGAGAGGAAGCTGGTTAGGAGACTGGACATATTCTTGATGACTTTTGGTTGCATTTCGCAGGGTGAGTAGTTACGAAGATCCTTCATTTATGAGACCTGAGCTAACTCAACTTTCTAGTCATCAAATGTAAGTGACAGAACAACCTGGATTCAAGGGTAAGGGGCGGTCTGGTTAACGCTGATATCAAGACCTTGACCAGACGAACATCAGCAACGCATACGTCTCTGGCATGAAAGAGGACCTCAACCTTTACGGCAACGAGCTCAACTAGTACGTCCAACCCCCCAAGAGCTACACTTCAGGACTCTCAACGCCAACCGACCTCTCATCTCAGCTTCACAACGTACTTCAACGTCGCCTACTGCATCATGCTCATCCCCTCCCAAATCATACTAACTTACGTACGACCGAGTTACTGGCTCTCTGGCCTCGAGGTTCTATGGGGTATCATCACAGGCATGATCGCCCTCACCAAGAACGCGCAACAAGTCTACGCGCTCCGCGTCCTGCTCGGACTCTGCGAGAGCAGTGCCTGGCCCGGCATGATGACGCTGCTGATGCACTGGTACACCCCGTCCGAATTGGCCAAGCGAATGGGATTCTACCACTCGTGTCAGGCGGTGGGCTCCATGATGTCGGGCGCGCTGCAAGTTGCCATTAGAAGCTCCATGCATGGGCTACACGGTATGGCCGGCTGGCGCTGGCTTTTCGTTGTGAATGCCATCATGACCGTGTGCGTCGGCGCTGCGGGCTTCTTCCTTCTTCCCGACACACCTAACAACCCCAACCCCCGCGCGTTCTGGTTTAAGAAGGGACACGCCGAGCTTGCTATGGAACGATTGGAGCGCCATGGTAAAGCAGAGCCCAAGAAGATGACATGGGCCGCTGCCAGGTTCGATGACCCCCCGATCCATCTTTTCAGCCGGTGACAGAGGGCTGACTAGGAACAGGCGTGCATTCAAGAGTTGGGTAATCTACTTTGTACCCGTCCTGTACATTGCGACTGTCCTCTTGTCGTATGGCAACAACTATTTCAGCCTGTTCCTGAAGGCTTTGAAGAATCCGGATGGGACCCCCAGGTGGTCGACGTCCGAGGTGAACGCCATTCCCATTGGTGGAAGTGCGATCAACGTGGTGTTCGGTATGTGTGAAATCCTTTGAAATCCGAAAGAAGAGCCGAGACTGATATGAGTTACAGTCTGGATCTGGGCAATCTTGTCGGACTTGTTCATGACACGATGGACTCTCATCGTTGTTCAGGGTAAGCATCGCCTCACACCCCCCTCTACTAGGACAAATCCTGTCTGACAACTTACACAGCTGCAATTGGCATTGCATGCTGTATCGCGATGAGCGTCTGGTCCTCACACCCAACCACAACACCGCTAGCCACGGCATACGCGTCCAACTTCATCCTCTTCACGGCAATGGGCACCGCGCCTCTCATCTTCGCATGGCTGGCCGACATTCTACCCCATGACCCCGAGGCGCGGACTCTCATCGTCGGAGTTGCCATTGCGGGATACTACGCCATCTCCGCCTGGTCGCAGGTTCTGGTATGGCCGGCCACTCAGGCACCGTACTGTAAGTTTATTTCATCAGCCCAAACGCACAACGATCATGGCTCTGACCAGAAACAGACAAGTACGCATGGCAGTCAGCTATTGCCATCGGCGTTCTCGTCATTATCATGACATGTGTGCTTCGTTACATTGATGCAAAGCATCTCGAGTATGTTCATCCACCTATTCGATACCTAAGACAGCTTCTAACGACTCATGTAGGCCCAAGAGAGAGCATTTCAGAGCCACTGTTATTGAGGCCGCCGAGGCGGGTGATAGGGACGCAGCGGATTCGATCGCTCGCGATTCCGTCGACCGGAAAGTGAAGTCGGCTGCTATTGTGCCGGAAGTCTGAGTTCGTGTCACTTGCCGGACTCGGGTAGTCTCTAGACACTGGAACTCGTGGTCCCCTTAATGGATGTTGACTCACTGTACTCTGATATCAGTGGCCACAGATGAACTTGCAGTAATCAAATGGTAAAGATACATTCGACTCAGATAGATTTGAAGTTTTGGATTTTCTCTACCGCCATTGGGCATCATATACACCCACCGTTTGGTATCATCACCTCGTTTTACTTACGGCATCAAATTCAATGCTAGCTTGCTTCCTCGAGGACTAGAATTTTGCCAATAGCTTATCACGAATGGCCGCCGTCGTTGATTTTGAGACCCGAAGCAATTTATGAGCACTCAACCCATGCTCGTGATCTCCTCCTTTTGGTCTCAAAATTCAGAGGCTCTCACATTCGTCACTTGGATCTGTTCGAGTTCAGGCTCTCCAGTGTACCCAGTTGAATCACCAAAGAGATAAGAGGGGTTTCTGATCTATCAGATGAAAATATTAACCGTACTGGTCGTATTCTGTATAGCTATCCTGGAGTACTTCAACCTACTTGAACATACGAATCCCTGCATAAAGTCCCCTCTTGTTCCTGTTGGCAAAATGCGGCCCTTAGTGTTCATTTTCCACAGAAGTCAATGTGCGAAAGACCAAAGGCATTGATCTTATCAGTGCGCGTTCTCAGTACTTACTTAGCGCTTGATATTCTGATTCCCATAGAAAAAAACTGAACTTCAGGTCTTCAGTCATAAGCCTGCGGCCGACCGTTGAGTCCTACAcggggagaagaagaaggaacgACGCTGCGAGCCTCAAGTTACGCGATCCCTGTTTTGCCAACGGTCATAGTTGCCTCCAGGTGTATGCAAAAGCTCACCGCCACCGTCACATAGCAATGCTCATTGAGCGTACACCAATACCCAAGCAAAACATCACAGACCGATAAAAAGGAAAGAGGGAAGGGATGGTGATGACTGACCTTATTATTCACGCTCCTGGCCAGATTTTAACAGCGCGCGCCTCGGTCAACCCAGACTCTGACTTCATTGGAGTATTTGTTTATTTAATCACTCGACCACCTCGCACACAGCTTGACCTGATCTCGCCGATCTAGACGGGCGCTGCTGTGCTGGTGATAGGTATGGTGATTAGACCCCTTAAGTAGGTCGGAACGTCGCCTGGACAACTGCCTCGAGGAAGGAGGGACGTTCATATTGGAAAGTGCAAGGCGGCAGTTACCGGTAGGGAGCAGTGATTGCCAGGCGCAGCTCTCACGGCACCAGGTTGACCACATAGATTCTCCAGCTTTCGCCACTGAGACAAACTTCATTGTGATAttctataaaattataggATAATAGAATCTACCTATAAGTATCGTCATCATACAACGTGAAAACAGTTGAGCTCCATCCATATTCTTGACCTTCAAGAGGAAAGTAAGGAATTATGCTGTCATCGAGATTCATTACCCCGAAGAATATCCTGAACTCCAAGTAAGGCCTTTGGTTCATTTATTTGACTGTTTACGCGGACATTTCAGCTCGCATCGTTTCTCTGATAATAAGGTAGATTTCTTTATGCCGAGATAGCTAGCAGCTCATAATCGCCCATAGCCTAGCATCGAGCAGGCAAGCAGTCCTGATACTCTAGGAAACATCGACAGAATTTGTAGCTGATAGAACAACCAGAAAGGTATTGAATGTGTTCAGGACGTGTTACTGTTACGCCGCTTTGTAGCTGACCCGGACGTTCGTAAAGTAGTTGTCTCATGCGAAGTATTCCTCCTAGTACGTTCAAGGGCGGCGAGGTTCATGTAAACTATGTTAATATCATCTTTAATCACCAAGATGAAACGGTCTATACGAAAATGCCTGGATAAAGGTGACGATCAAGGCCTTTTAGCACCTACTGTGTCAACAGATATCAATTAAGTCGCGATCGCACTTTTCTTTCGAGCCCTCTTGTCAGACGAGCTTCGGGTCGTCCCAAGAGTAATGATACGGATTCATGTTGTTGTTCACCCGAACTTGAGAGTTTCACTACTGATTGAACGACGATGTTCGATGACGGAGCGACCTTACTGGTAACAGCTGCCCGATTGAAGCTCGGTTTCAAGATGATGATTACACTAAAATAAAATCGACCAAGTCTAGTTCCAAAACTTTGTTTTTGTGGCCTTTGGCCCGTCGACCTCTTCAAGACGTGCATGgaatagtattcgaggggtTTTCTCGGCAACAGTAAGCTAATACACATGCTTCCCGTTCCGTCGAAGACGGCGAACTTCAAAACTTCGAACAACGTAGGCAGAAAAGTTCGGTCTCAGTGCCCTTACTCGTACTTGCTAAACCCTACCCGCCTTCGAGGCCTACTACATCTTGCCACCTAGAAGCGTATTTCCAGCCTCCCTTCGCTATCTTTAGCGTATTCAACCCATATTATACGTGAAGCAAGGAACAATAGTGATCTCTAGCTTATGCATTGCTCTAGGCAGTACCATGTATCGATCATCTGTTCTATACTCAATATAGCAAGCTTGAGAACCCGAGACGAACCTGTGGAGGTGGTCCGAAGACAATGTTGGACATTGGATTTAGGAAAACCAATAGACGTTGTGATTTGAGCCAAGGTTCATTTCTCCCATGGTAACCTTCCCTTTGTACGAGATTCTGACCCGTTGCCACGTGTGCAGTTACCATCTACTCAACATCCAAGTTCTCTTCTTCTGAGTACGCCTGCCTTCTCTGTTGAATCCGACGAGGCGGACGAGGGAGGTAGAATGATCTATTCTCTATGTATGATAATTTACAATGGTCCTTCTAATCGTAGGTAGGGAAATTTCCTTTCAACACCTATGTTCTGTTTAGTGAATTCACCCTCCTCATGAATTCTTGCCCGGAGACCGATGATCAATGGCTGGACAGCAGGGCTCTGGCCGGCCATGAGCCGACTACTCATCCATTGTCGTTGCCAACAGAAACCAGTTTCAAGTGCGGCAGCCACGATGGCCTCTGATGGGCCATATGCTGGCAGGCGTAAACTCGTCTAGCATGTAGAGCCCCCCCATCTCAGTCGCACTACAACTGGTCCGGAAAGTCACCGGCCACGATTACCCATCCGGAGTCCATCAATAACGACATGGAACATTCTCCCTAAATCGCTCTTGCAACTCGTCATTCATCCTCAAAAGACGAAACTCGGCTTCGCCGTTACATCGACCTTTTTGTACGACAAGAGCCCAAACCACCGCAAAAGTCGGCCCGGCTTCTTCGACAATTCACCAAACCTCAACCCTCACCGTCTACCGGCTACCGGCACGATGGACGATAAGATGTAACAAGAGCACTCAAACATAAAGAAGGGGGGAAAAAAGGACACTCAGATCATCGAGCGGATCTACCCCACCGTCAAGCAAAGTACTCACTTCATGCGCTTTTCCGGTGTGAATACTCCGGTGAGCCACTCACCTCGACAACATGTTTGCGGGACGCAAACCAGGCCACCAATGTAGCGGGGGGAAATATCGCACACGCGAGGTGACGAAGAGAATTTCATCCCTTGCAAAGCGAAAAGGGAGAAATTTTCTCCCGTTGGTTTTCCTCTTGGCCCAGCGTCTCACGAGTGCTTCTAGATCTCGAGCACTGATCACACCCGTTCATGCTTACACCATGTTGACTAAAGACCGGTCTgtacaaaaaaaaaaaaacacctAACAAACCAACGAGCAAACTTGGGGCGACGAACACGAACCACCACGCGGCACCGACGACTTCTTCCAAAACCCCCGGGCCTCCCGTCCGTATgtgaaaaaaaagagagaaagaggatCCTAGCACAATCGATCTATTCGTGACCGCGTTCTCGCCTACAGAGGTTTATCTGAACTACTAACCGATCCCCCGAAGGACGGGAAGAACTTAAGAAGGAGTGGCGTGGGGGAGGGATGGGGTCATGGAACCGAAGAAGACAGAGATCAGGGGTTTGAGAGCAAGGCCCCcttcctctctctctgttttctttctttctcggAATCTGCGCCGTGAACCCCCCAGTCCTTCTCAAACGAACAGGTCCCGAAACCTCTTTCGGAGGGGCCGTGGAATCTGGGAACCCTTTAAGTCTATCTTATATGAATCTACCCATAATTTGAAGGAGAAAAGGTAATCCGTCGCGTCGTGATGTGGAATCCTGGCGCGGGCGGCGATGAGCAACAGTGAGGCCAGGCCAGATAGCTCTGCACCTCGCATCTTGCATGCAACGCGCTAGGTGCTGCTGGTATACCCAGGACTAGGCCACCCGAATCCGAGGACCCCAGGTTTCGACATCATTTGACCTTTTTTTCAACAACTTTGACGAACAAGCTAATGTAAAGACAAGAGGTAAGTGCAACAGTGGGCAGAAAAAGTGAAGGAGAGGGGGATAGAAAAAGGGAGCATGCGAGCATGAGACGTTTGATCGGATGTGCCATCCATAGTTAGGGCGATCTTATCAAGGCGGGTTTCTAATTGAGGGACGGGACTTTGTTCCAACTTTGCAGTACTCTTTTTCTCTCTGCTTGGACCGAAGCACGGACGATAGGCCACTTTACAAGCATAATCAACCGAACAGGCCTTCTTTGAAGCCCGCTTCTTTCGAGTGAATGAACTCGGAGGAGGATCTCAATCAAGCGCGGCGGAGTTCTCTTACGCGACAGGGCTGGGTTGTTGGTCGCCGGCTGTGGCTTCGGACAAGACTCCGAGTTGCAAAACCGTGGGATGTTCGTGGTAAGTAAGCTTTGGTGCCAGCGGGGGTCTGGATGGGCTCCAGGTGCTGTAAGTGTATCAGTACGGGAAGCGTGGACAGGCAGGGCTGAAACGAGACTACGGGCGATGAACCGTCAGTACGGGATATTCTCCCTCGACTACGAATCAGTTCTGAGGGCCCTTGAATGACCTCGGCATCTGTTCGCTGGACATGCAAGGCTCATGTCGCTTTGCCAGGTTTGAAAAGCGTAAGCGCAACTTTGAAGACCTGACACTACCTAAAGTATATTGTTAATCATATCACATTTCGCACCTGTCCACTCGAGGAATTTCCTTTGATGGCCACGCGACCAGCTGTGAATACCGAGGCATGCGAGGGTGTGGGATAACGAGGATCTTGACCAGCGCGCCTGGGGAGAAAGCAAGCATTCTGAATGGGTGATTTCTATCAAAATTAGCATGGGTGATGGCGATATCTGCCTGCCCTATCAGTAGTATGTAGCGAATGGTGATCAGCGTGCA from Colletotrichum lupini chromosome 2, complete sequence carries:
- a CDS encoding major facilitator superfamily transporter — protein: MIFGSLAFAARHERTAEERKLVRRLDIFLMTFGCISQVIKYLDQTNISNAYVSGMKEDLNLYGNELNYFTTYFNVAYCIMLIPSQIILTYVRPSYWLSGLEVLWGIITGMIALTKNAQQVYALRVLLGLCESSAWPGMMTLLMHWYTPSELAKRMGFYHSCQAVGSMMSGALQVAIRSSMHGLHGMAGWRWLFVVNAIMTVCVGAAGFFLLPDTPNNPNPRAFWFKKGHAELAMERLERHGKAEPKKMTWAAARRAFKSWVIYFVPVLYIATVLLSYGNNYFSLFLKALKNPDGTPRWSTSEVNAIPIGGSAINVVFVWIWAILSDLFMTRWTLIVVQAAIGIACCIAMSVWSSHPTTTPLATAYASNFILFTAMGTAPLIFAWLADILPHDPEARTLIVGVAIAGYYAISAWSQVLVWPATQAPYYKYAWQSAIAIGVLVIIMTCVLRYIDAKHLEPKREHFRATVIEAAEAGDRDAADSIARDSVDRKVKSAAIVPEV